Genomic segment of Steroidobacter denitrificans:
CGCGGCAAAGTGGTCCTGCTGGACTTCTGGGCGTCCTGGTGCACCCCCTGTCGCCAGTCCTTCCCGTGGATGGCGGAGCTGCAGCATCGCTATGGCCCCGAAGGCCTGCTGATCGTTGCCGTCAATCTCGACCGCGAGCGCCCGCAAGCCGAGCGGTTCCTGGCGCAAACGCCGGCGGGCTTTCGCGTCGAGTACGACCCCGAAGGCGAGCTCGCCACCCAATTCGACGTCACCGGCATGCCCATGAGCTTTCTTATCGACCGCCACGGCAGAGTACGCGCGCGCCACACCGGCTTTCGCGAAGCGCAGCGTGCCGAGCGCGAGGCACAAATCCGAACGCTCCTCCAGGAGTAATCAATGCAAACGCCACTGAGCAGGCTCCCGCAGCTCGTTACATGCACGTTGCTCGTAGCCGCGCTCGCCGGCTGCACACTCGTCAAGCCCTGGGAACGAGACCTGCACGCCCGCCCGGACATGCAGCCGGACAGTCTAGACATCGCCATCGACGAGCACATCTATTTCAGCAAGGAAGCCTCGAGCGGCGGCCGCGGCTTCGGCGGCGGAGGTTGCGGATGCAACTGAAGAACAATGTACGATCGATCGGCAACGCCCTCGCCTCGGCCACGTGCGGACTTCTGGGCGCCCTGCCCGCCGGTAGAGTGCTCGCCGAGGAAGCTCCGAAGTGGCAGGTCGATTCGGCTCTGCTCTACTACTCGGAAGACGATGATCGGGTGCGCGACATCAGCTTGAAGGCAGCGATTCGGCGCGCGTTCGACGAAGACCGCTCGCTCGACATTGGCCTGTCCGTGGACACGCTCACCGGCGCTTCGCCATCCGGTGCGGTACCGACGGATGCCGTACAGACCTTCACGCGACCCTCCGGTAACGGCAGCTATCAGATCGCGCCCGGAGAACTGCCGCTCGACGATACTTTCAAGGACACGCGCGTCGCGCTGTCGGCGACCTGGTCGCAGCCCTTGGGTGAACGCTCCCGCATCGCGCTCGGCGTGAACGGCTCAAACGAGTACGACTACCTGCACCTCGGCGCGGACGTGCGCTTGGAACGCGACTTCAATCAGCGCAACACGACGCTGTTCATCGGCGCGGCCTACGGCAACGAGAGCATCGATCCGGTCGGCGGTACGCCCGTACCGTTCGC
This window contains:
- a CDS encoding TlpA disulfide reductase family protein, with the translated sequence MPNTVEVGHARSGKALIHKLLLTIMLAAACAGLARAEDAKDPPPWLDADRGKVVLLDFWASWCTPCRQSFPWMAELQHRYGPEGLLIVAVNLDRERPQAERFLAQTPAGFRVEYDPEGELATQFDVTGMPMSFLIDRHGRVRARHTGFREAQRAEREAQIRTLLQE
- a CDS encoding DUF4266 domain-containing protein yields the protein MQTPLSRLPQLVTCTLLVAALAGCTLVKPWERDLHARPDMQPDSLDIAIDEHIYFSKEASSGGRGFGGGGCGCN